Genomic window (Acinonyx jubatus isolate Ajub_Pintada_27869175 chromosome B1, VMU_Ajub_asm_v1.0, whole genome shotgun sequence):
GAGTTTAGTGCACATAGCAACTCTTTCTTATATAAAATACATCTACATAActggttttcaaatgttaaacttCCAGATTATAAAATCCTTCTGAATGCCACATGAATATCTCCACAAAATGAAGAActgaattctattattttttccttattcacATTACCAGCTTGTTTGCCTATCCGTCTCTATTTTACAAGTTGTAGATAACCTGAATAAATAGCTAATGTCCCAAGAACAGGCAACATATTATCAAATTCATTGAAATTACTTTAATGTGGTAAATGGCTCATGATTAGGATCTTTGTGAACAGATTATTAGCAAGATATTTCCacagagataaatatatatagtattcaATTTGACATTGAAGCAAATGATCGTTTCTAAATAAGAATTAGATATAATCAAGGTAAGTACATTTCTACCCTTTTtgtattccatttctttaaaaaaaagactgcctAGATTCCAATTTGAGATCCACCATTTACTAACAATGTGATTTCAtagttatttaatttaatcctaaATTATTAATAGCAGCCATATAAACTTTTAGTTAAGATTAAATGacatcttgatgagcactgagtaagatATGGAATtcatgaatcactatattgtatccTTGAATctcatataacattgtgtattaACTAGaccagaattaaattttttttaaataaatgaaaagtaaatttaaagaaagattaaatgaaataatgaatacaaaatgCTCAACACATTATTTTGGCACATGTTAACTGTACAAAAAGGGTGAGCATCATCGATATCATCATCATTGTTCTTctcattatattataattaaagaaataagcaGATACAACTAAAGTTATAAGTACAGACAAGGTCACCAAgatcaaaacataaaaaagtaggCAGATGCATAAAAGTGATGATGTatcaaatgtgaaaaatactaaGTTATACAATTATACAGGTAAATAATTCACTCAtgcatttaaaactttaaaattgttatattcaTGGAGGGACTAGCTGGATTAATCATATAATCTTATGATGCTTGATACTCTATAATTTAACTTATTATAagttgtatataatattttagtgTTATCCTTAACGGTTTGGAAAGAGCTGGGGTCATGATGTCACTAAGCCTAGTCACTAAGAGCCTGAGCTTTGAACTGAGATAGTTGTAACTTGTGCTACTTAACAGCTATATGATCCTTGGTCtgtttttgcatttgtaaaatggaacGTGTAAATGTCTATCTCATAAGGTTTGTATCCCAAACAATTATGTACTAACTTTGTGACTTTGGACACATTACTTAGCCTATTTGTGTTCCAAATATCTTGACTGTAAAATGGGTTACTATAATAGTAGTGATTTCAACCATCTGAGAATTCAATGAATTAATGTATCCAAAGAGCACAAAATGGGAAACGAGACACAATCAACATTCAATGTTGGGAGAACTAGTTGACAGTAACAGTAGTAGTAGCAGAAGCAGCAAAGGCAGCAGCAGTGGTACGTCAAATACAGCCCAGTACGTGGTAAGAATTCAACAGTTTTCTTAActgaaatttataataaataacaaagtTTTCTGTTAAATAACATAATGACATACTAGAGTAATTCAAGCACCCATCCCCCCTTTATAGAAAGCAAAGAGAAGGTACTCAAGGTTACATAGGTAGTTAATGACAGACACAAGTTTAAAACCAAGCTCCAAGGACAGTACTTTTAAAGCCTGCAAGTCTATTGTAATTAGACATAGAGACTATTTGTGCTGAAACGTGGATCCTACTTAATAAAGACAGTTTTGGTAAAAtaggaaatagaatttaaattatagaaaatttctTTTAGGGTGATTTTGGCTGGAATATACTCATTTTGCTGACTAAGAAATACCAAGactcatttactttaaaaaagagaatcctTTTAGACAAAGCCAcatcacaaataaaaacaatttctttcccctctcttctgaGGGCCAGAATCTTGGCAACACAACTAAGAAAAATGAGTAGTATTGCTGAATTACATTGTTACCATagtatgaaatttaaaatcaagtagagaaaagatttaaaataaattataaatcagaaaaaaaaaactagagaatgaaaaataaggaaatgtggtTTCTATTCATGGGATGAAATAAGAAGATTAAATAAACTAGAATGAaattataattcatatttatCATACAAAGAAAATCAGCATACCTTTGGCAGGATTTGATTCGTATCCATATgatgttttgttaaaaatatgatGATCACCAGAAGAGGGTATTATCCTTGAATCTGAAATAGGATGAATCCCTTTAACACGATCACTTATTGCTTTATGTTGCTCATAAAATCCAAGTTTCCTCGGAGAGCTTGTTGCCAACATTGTTTCACCATTTTGTACTACCTTATGTTCTTCTCTTTGCATATCTCCTGATAGATGAGTCTCTGACTTGTTCCCATTCATAACAGGTAGTTCAGTGATTTGCAATAACACTTCCTTCTGATTAGCAGCAGAGGTTTCTAGTAAGGAATTAGATTCAGTGCTACATCGGCCTTCTAACCTGTATTTCCCAGGAGACATAATTGCACAGGGAACAGTTCCCATAAGGTCTATTGTTGTCTTTGTAACAGCAGCAGGATTGGGAGAGATCTGAGAGGTAGAATCATTGTGGCCAAAGTTCTCACAGTGGGATGCCATGCTTCCACTTTTAGGAAATGCATCTGCTTCAGACACAGAATCTTCAGTCAAGGCTAAGAACTCTGAAGGTGTCTGAGCTGTTGTAAGATCAGCAGAAAGCAGGGGTGATTGTAAAGAGCTTCCTGCCCGTTCTGTTACAtccacagaacaagatggagaaGCTCTTACTAATACAGGTTCTCTCTCCTGGTACTGTGTTATTTCCAATGAGAATCCAGACTGTTGTACCAATGAAATGGATTGGCTCTGTGGAACTGGCTTAGAAAATTTATAGTGAGATGAAAAAGATTTAGTGAGTAGCTTCTTTGTTGACTGCTTAACAGAACGGCGAGTTTGTTCTTCTGTGAATCCAGAATCATCCCCTTCACTTTTGCCAGAACTTAGGCAATTTATAAAGACATTCTTATTAGTTGAgtgctccttttccttttcaaaatcttCTGTCAAGGATCTCGTTATTTTCTTATTTCGTGAACTACTAAAACCAACAGAATGTCTTCCCCTGGTTTTAATATGTTCTTCCAAACTCAGTTTTTGTATACTGCTATGACCAGATTGAGCACCATTTGAAATACTAAGGTTCTGGTTGGTAGTGTCTTGCTTAGGTTCACCTCCTTTCTTATGGTGGAAACTAATGGAAGGAGTACGGAATATGCTCCTGCGTTTACCTGTACTACCTGAGCTTGAATTAGTGCTGGAAGGAGAGGAACTGTGGACACCAACTGTATTACTGGAGGAGggtgaagaaggaagagaatcaTGCCTTCTGCTAATACTTCTTCTGAATATTGGCAACCGGGAGACCAGGGTAGATCGTCTTGATCCTGAGTCCCCCATTGGGACTCCAAGCCTTGCGCTGTGACAGCC
Coding sequences:
- the CCSER1 gene encoding serine-rich coiled-coil domain-containing protein 1 isoform X3 translates to MGDSGSRRSTLVSRLPIFRRSISRRHDSLPSSPSSSNTVGVHSSSPSSTNSSSGSTGKRRSIFRTPSISFHHKKGGEPKQDTTNQNLSISNGAQSGHSSIQKLSLEEHIKTRGRHSVGFSSSRNKKITRSLTEDFEKEKEHSTNKNVFINCLSSGKSEGDDSGFTEEQTRRSVKQSTKKLLTKSFSSHYKFSKPVPQSQSISLVQQSGFSLEITQYQEREPVLVRASPSCSVDVTERAGSSLQSPLLSADLTTAQTPSEFLALTEDSVSEADAFPKSGSMASHCENFGHNDSTSQISPNPAAVTKTTIDLMGTVPCAIMSPGKYRLEGRCSTESNSLLETSAANQKEVLLQITELPVMNGNKSETHLSGDMQREEHKVVQNGETMLATSSPRKLGFYEQHKAISDRVKGIHPISDSRIIPSSGDHHIFNKTSYGYESNPAKVLASSFSPYREGRFIERRLRSSSEGTAGSSRMILKPKDGNVEEVNSLRKQRAGSSSSKMNSMDVLNNLGSCELDEDDLMLDLEFLEEQNLHPSVCREDSYHSVVSCAAVVLTPMEPTIEMKKREELKFPEPSKQNLSLKLTKDIDQEVRCSHMSRMPPSPSADWPLQGVEENGGLDSLPFRLMLQDCTAVKTLLLKMKRVLQESADMSPASSTASLPVSPLTEEPLPFKDIMKDECSMLKLQLKERDELICQLQEELEKVQHLQKAFASRVDKSTQTELLGYDGLNLKRLEAVQGGREGTAYGSAPVPSRRQLCYVSKSNCEPKSQHKGQKSNAYSHRGPF
- the CCSER1 gene encoding serine-rich coiled-coil domain-containing protein 1 isoform X4, with translation MGDSGSRRSTLVSRLPIFRRSISRRHDSLPSSPSSSNTVGVHSSSPSSTNSSSGSTGKRRSIFRTPSISFHHKKGGEPKQDTTNQNLSISNGAQSGHSSIQKLSLEEHIKTRGRHSVGFSSSRNKKITRSLTEDFEKEKEHSTNKNVFINCLSSGKSEGDDSGFTEEQTRRSVKQSTKKLLTKSFSSHYKFSKPVPQSQSISLVQQSGFSLEITQYQEREPVLVRASPSCSVDVTERAGSSLQSPLLSADLTTAQTPSEFLALTEDSVSEADAFPKSGSMASHCENFGHNDSTSQISPNPAAVTKTTIDLMGTVPCAIMSPGKYRLEGRCSTESNSLLETSAANQKEVLLQITELPVMNGNKSETHLSGDMQREEHKVVQNGETMLATSSPRKLGFYEQHKAISDRVKGIHPISDSRIIPSSGDHHIFNKTSYGYESNPAKVLASSFSPYREGRFIERRLRSSSEGTAGSSRMILKPKDGNVEEVNSLRKQRAGSSSSKMNSMDVLNNLGSCELDEDDLMLDLEFLEEQNLHPSVCREDSYHSVVSCAAVVLTPMEPTIEMKKREELKFPEPSKQNLSLKLTKDIDQEVRCSHMSRMPPSPSADWPLQGVEENGGLDSLPFRLMLQDCTAVKTLLLKMKRVLQESADMSPASSTASLPVSPLTEEPLPFKDIMKDECSMLKLQLKERDELICQLQEELEKVQHLQKAFASRVDKSTQTELLGYDALWNPTCTEGLFKPVNIST
- the CCSER1 gene encoding serine-rich coiled-coil domain-containing protein 1 isoform X2 — encoded protein: MGDSGSRRSTLVSRLPIFRRSISRRHDSLPSSPSSSNTVGVHSSSPSSTNSSSGSTGKRRSIFRTPSISFHHKKGGEPKQDTTNQNLSISNGAQSGHSSIQKLSLEEHIKTRGRHSVGFSSSRNKKITRSLTEDFEKEKEHSTNKNVFINCLSSGKSEGDDSGFTEEQTRRSVKQSTKKLLTKSFSSHYKFSKPVPQSQSISLVQQSGFSLEITQYQEREPVLVRASPSCSVDVTERAGSSLQSPLLSADLTTAQTPSEFLALTEDSVSEADAFPKSGSMASHCENFGHNDSTSQISPNPAAVTKTTIDLMGTVPCAIMSPGKYRLEGRCSTESNSLLETSAANQKEVLLQITELPVMNGNKSETHLSGDMQREEHKVVQNGETMLATSSPRKLGFYEQHKAISDRVKGIHPISDSRIIPSSGDHHIFNKTSYGYESNPAKVLASSFSPYREGRFIERRLRSSSEGTAGSSRMILKPKDGNVEEVNSLRKQRAGSSSSKMNSMDVLNNLGSCELDEDDLMLDLEFLEEQNLHPSVCREDSYHSVVSCAAVVLTPMEPTIEMKKREELKFPEPSKQNLSLKLTKDIDQEVRCSHMSRMPPSPSADWPLQGVEENGGLDSLPFRLMLQDCTAVKTLLLKMKRVLQEDIMKDECSMLKLQLKERDELICQLQEELEKVQHLQKAFASRVDKSTQTELLGYDGLNLKRLEAVQGGREATYRNRIVSQSLSTRDRKAMHTPTEDRFRYTAADQTSPYKSKTCQLSSLCLSNFLKDKELVEVIKHSRGTYETLTSEVTQNLRATGGQNSLKPTAKTEGSSAFSEKPKDPAVVARQHSTFTGRFGQPPRGPISLHMYSRKNVFLHHNLHTTELQTLGQQDG